Proteins co-encoded in one Cydia splendana chromosome 11, ilCydSple1.2, whole genome shotgun sequence genomic window:
- the LOC134794692 gene encoding uncharacterized protein LOC134794692, with the protein MDSILPPPPPFSFVNSLENVTTGNLSKEWEKWKNAFLIYYEACELTKKDKKVQLSILLHVIGEQCREVYEQFDKSTITTSTELLAKFDSFFLPKKNLTIERHRFFTRDQKEGESIEQYSFELKKLASSCEFKDLMETLIRDRLICGIKDQAIRERLLREPDLTLKKSLDICNVAQISKVQAGAIKKESVEHHAYAVQRDYFGHHGVVRETACEDNSDISDVNRVMWVSRRGASAHRGATRAWPRGSRQLSRPRAPPAHPPAPAPVQRWGPPMQRNQLTHKHGRGSERSAWCSMCGYEHGNSRCPAAGKRCLNCNRFDHFSRMCTVYEIQADDSTDQVRVIYYLSDSQNDWSVDLTINDSKLKFKLDTGADVNIIPRTCLRDLGIAERELGMSLVRLKGYSGTGIKIVGQCHLKVQHKDRSYIVDFIIADVDSPPVLGILIRNRRHLICDSDNRSDSESESPVCLLPYDDLDIPTDNAAMTSPSNASLMQRSDNCTASDSRPAPASNDNNANNNLYITRSGRTVIPPDRWGY; encoded by the exons ATGGACTCGATTTTGCCACCGCCGCCGCCATTTTCGTTCGTCAATAGTTTAGAAAATGTTACTACGGGAAATTTGTCAAAAGAGTGGGAAAAATGGAAGAACGCATTTCTCATTTATTATGAAGCGTGTGAGCTGACGAAGAAAGACAAGAAAGTGCAATTAAGCATCCTTTTACATGTCATCGGCGAGCAGTGCCGAGAAGTGTACGAGCAATTTGATAAATCAACAATAACGACATCAACGGAATTATTGGCTAAGTTTGACTCATTTTTCCTGCCTAAAAAGAATCTAACTATTGAACGGCACAGATTTTTTACTCGCGATCAAAAGGAAGGCGAGTCTATCGAACAATACTCGTTCGAGTTAAAAAAATTGGCAAGTTCGTGTgaatttaaagacctaatggaGACTTTAATTCGGGACAGACTTATTTGTGGAATAAAGGACCAAGCGATTCGAGAAAGACTACTACGGGAACCAGATTTAactttgaaaaaatcattaGATATTTGTAATGTTGCGCAAATTTCGAAGGTACAAGCCGGAGCCATAAAAAAAGAATCTGTGGAGCATCACGCCTATGCGGTACAACGAGATTATTTTGGGCATCACGGAGTAGTGCGGGAAACGGCTTGTGAAGACAATAGTGATATTAGTGATGTAAATCGGGTAATGTGGGTATCTCGGCGAGGAGCGTCCGCGCATCGAGGAGCAACGCGCGCGTGGCCCCGCGGTAGCAGGCAGCTATCGCGTCCTCGTGCGCCCCCCGCTCacccgcccgcgcccgcgccagTGCAGCGCTGGGGTCCACCGATGCAACGAAATCAGCTGACGCACAAACATGGTCGTGGTAGTGAGCGTAGTGCATGGTGTTCAATGTGTGGGTATGAACATGGGAACTCTAGATGTCCTGCTGCAGGAAAGAGGTGTTTGAACTGCAACAGATTTGATCACTTTTCCCGGATGTGCACAGTTTACGAGATTCAAGCGGATGACTCAACCGATCAGGTACGAGTAATATATTATCTTTCTGATTCTCAAAATGATTGGTCTGTCGATTTGACGATTAATGATAGTAAGTTGAAGTTTAAATTGGACACTGGGGCCGACGTGAACATCATCCCGCGTACCTGTTTGCGAGATTTAGGCATAGCTGAGCGAGAGTTAGGAATGTCTTTAGTCCGATTAAAGGGTTATTCTGGTACGGGCATAAAAATTGTAGGTCAGTGTCATTTAAAGGTGCAGCATAAAGATCGTAGCTATATTGTAGATTTTATAATAGCCGATGTAGATTCGCCACCTGTTTTAG GCATTTTAATAAGAAACCGACGTCACCTAATATGCGATTCTGATAATCGTTCGGATTCCGAATCTGAAAGCCCTGTGTGCCTCCTGCCTTATGACGACTTAGACATTCCAACTGATAACGCCGCGATGACGTCACCCTCGAATGCTTCACTTATGCAGCGGTCGGACAACTGCACTGCAAGCGATTCTCGCCCGGCCCCAGCGTCTAATGATAATAATGCAAACAATAATCTGTATATTACTCGTTCCGGCAGGACGGTCATTCCACCTGATCGATGGGGCTACTAA